One part of the Patescibacteria group bacterium genome encodes these proteins:
- a CDS encoding iron-sulfur cluster assembly scaffold protein, with amino-acid sequence MALNYTKKTIDHFRHPKNIGSIKNPDGQGEVGNMVCGDQLSFFLKVEKGKIKDVKFLSFGCASNIATASIMTERVKGLTVEEAKKFKWAEIVDDLGGLPQQKIHCSVMAVEGLKKAIADYEARQAAAPKAAVKKKSPAKAKKKK; translated from the coding sequence ATGGCGTTAAATTATACTAAAAAGACCATCGATCATTTCCGGCATCCCAAGAATATCGGTTCTATCAAGAATCCTGACGGCCAGGGGGAAGTGGGGAATATGGTCTGTGGCGACCAGCTGTCCTTTTTCTTGAAAGTGGAAAAAGGCAAGATAAAAGACGTGAAGTTCCTGTCTTTCGGTTGCGCTTCCAATATCGCGACCGCTTCGATCATGACGGAACGGGTCAAGGGCCTGACCGTCGAAGAGGCGAAGAAATTCAAATGGGCAGAGATCGTGGATGATCTTGGCGGCTTGCCGCAGCAAAAGATCCATTGCTCAGTGATGGCGGTCGAGGGCTTGAAAAAGGCGATCGCGGATTATGAGGCTCGCCAAGCGGCCGCTCCGAAAGCAGCTGTTAAGAAAAAGAGTCCGGCTAAAGCTAAAAAGAAAAAATAA
- a CDS encoding CvpA family protein, whose translation MSWFDIIVIVIWASFVFFGFSKGLIKLFGHIVALILGAYVASHFYLQFFTWGQSLFRGHDNLGKVICFIVLLVLVIRLTDLLFTIIEKIFKLISIIPLTQLINRLLGAALGFIEGGLFLGLIVFVASRYAIIGSLFGGQLAASKVAPLLLKIVKIIMPVLPQALKALKSII comes from the coding sequence ATGTCTTGGTTTGATATCATCGTCATAGTCATTTGGGCCTCCTTCGTCTTTTTCGGTTTTTCTAAAGGCCTGATTAAGCTGTTTGGCCACATCGTAGCCTTGATTCTAGGGGCTTATGTGGCTAGCCATTTCTATCTGCAGTTTTTCACTTGGGGTCAGAGCCTATTTAGGGGCCATGATAATCTAGGTAAAGTAATCTGCTTCATTGTCCTCTTGGTTTTAGTTATTCGGCTGACCGACCTTTTGTTTACTATCATTGAAAAGATATTCAAGCTGATTTCCATTATTCCTCTGACTCAGCTCATCAACCGTCTTCTAGGGGCAGCTCTTGGCTTCATCGAAGGCGGATTATTCTTAGGTTTAATCGTCTTCGTTGCTTCCCGCTATGCCATCATCGGTAGCTTATTTGGCGGCCAGCTAGCCGCGTCTAAGGTTGCGCCCTTGCTTTTGAAGATCGTGAAGATAATCATGCCGGTTTTACCCCAGGCTCTTAAAGCCCTGAAATCCATTATCTAG
- a CDS encoding cysteine desulfurase family protein, which yields MKVYLDNAATTPLDPRVLAKMRPYLLKDYANASAIHFLGQKNNLALEAARSRVAGILGTDAKEIIFTSGASEANNFILKGVMAANQDKGKHLIVSAIEHPCVYQTARNLKNQGYEVDFLPVTDEGLVNLERLAKMIKPSTVLVSVMAVNNEIGVIQDLAKIARLVHEKGAYLHSDIVQAIPWLELDLNNLGLDLASLSAHKFHGPKGVGLAYVKKGIKIQPLIAGGEQENGLRAGTYNLPGIIGLSEALDLAYKERGKTIKTVEKMRDYLWQRIKKEIPNVKLNGALKSRTPNNLNVMFHGIEGEAILMDLSLKGICVSTGSACSAHNLKTSYVLQAIGLSLNDLNSNIRFSLGKHNTKAEIDYTLRCLKETVKRLRSFSPIK from the coding sequence ATGAAAGTGTATTTAGATAACGCGGCGACCACGCCGCTCGATCCTAGGGTCTTAGCTAAGATGCGGCCCTATCTTTTGAAGGATTACGCCAATGCTTCGGCTATACATTTCTTGGGGCAGAAGAATAATTTAGCCTTGGAAGCGGCTCGTTCTCGAGTAGCTGGGATTTTAGGAACAGATGCCAAGGAAATTATTTTCACTTCCGGAGCCAGCGAGGCTAATAATTTTATCCTTAAAGGTGTCATGGCTGCCAATCAAGACAAGGGCAAGCATCTGATCGTATCGGCCATTGAACATCCTTGCGTCTATCAAACCGCTAGGAACCTAAAAAATCAAGGCTATGAAGTAGATTTTTTACCCGTTACCGATGAGGGTTTAGTCAATCTTGAACGTTTGGCTAAAATGATCAAGCCAAGCACGGTTTTAGTTTCTGTGATGGCTGTCAATAATGAGATCGGAGTTATCCAGGATCTGGCCAAGATTGCTCGTTTGGTTCATGAAAAGGGCGCTTATCTACATAGCGATATCGTCCAGGCGATTCCTTGGTTAGAATTGGATTTAAATAATTTAGGGCTTGATCTGGCTAGCTTGTCAGCTCATAAATTCCACGGGCCTAAGGGCGTGGGCTTAGCCTATGTCAAGAAGGGAATTAAGATCCAACCTTTGATTGCCGGCGGCGAGCAAGAGAACGGCCTGCGGGCTGGCACCTATAATTTGCCTGGCATTATTGGTTTGAGCGAGGCTCTTGATCTGGCTTATAAGGAGAGAGGTAAGACGATAAAGACAGTGGAAAAAATGCGTGATTATTTGTGGCAGAGAATTAAGAAAGAAATCCCGAATGTGAAGCTTAACGGCGCCTTGAAATCACGGACGCCCAATAACCTTAACGTCATGTTCCATGGCATTGAAGGCGAGGCCATCTTAATGGATTTGTCCTTAAAAGGTATTTGCGTTTCTACTGGTTCAGCCTGTTCGGCTCATAACCTTAAGACTTCCTATGTCTTGCAAGCGATTGGTTTGAGCCTGAATGATCTTAACAGCAACATTCGTTTTTCCTTGGGTAAGCATAACACTAAGGCTGAGATCGATTATACCCTTAGGTGCTTGAAAGAAACCGTTAAACGTTTGCGGAGTTTTAGTCCGATAAAATAA
- the rplA gene encoding 50S ribosomal protein L1 — MEKKTSKKTKELKKVKTVKTKTDFSAIYDRRNSYSISEALEIIKKISRSKFDASVEVHVRLGINPKKGDQQVRGAVSLPHGTGKSVKVAAFVSAENEKAVKAAGADYVGGDELIAEIKKSEKTDFQVAVAEPAMMKNLAVIAKILGTRGLMPSPKNDTVTTNPAKAVEELKKGKISFKNDDTGNLHAVIGKVSFDTNKLAENYQSLIETIKKSKPASAKGTYLKNVAICASMSPAVKVVAA, encoded by the coding sequence ATGGAAAAGAAAACAAGCAAAAAAACTAAGGAGCTAAAAAAAGTCAAAACTGTTAAGACTAAGACTGATTTCAGCGCCATCTACGACCGCCGCAATAGCTACTCGATCAGCGAGGCCTTAGAAATCATCAAGAAGATCAGCCGTAGCAAATTCGACGCCTCAGTAGAAGTCCATGTCCGCTTAGGCATCAACCCCAAGAAAGGCGACCAGCAAGTCCGTGGCGCCGTGAGCCTGCCACATGGTACTGGCAAAAGCGTCAAGGTAGCGGCTTTCGTCTCAGCGGAAAACGAAAAAGCAGTTAAAGCTGCCGGCGCCGATTATGTCGGCGGCGATGAACTGATCGCTGAAATCAAAAAGAGCGAAAAAACCGACTTCCAGGTAGCCGTCGCTGAACCAGCGATGATGAAAAACCTAGCCGTCATCGCTAAGATATTGGGTACCCGCGGCTTAATGCCATCACCTAAGAACGATACCGTCACCACTAATCCGGCTAAGGCGGTCGAAGAGTTAAAAAAGGGTAAGATCAGCTTCAAGAATGATGACACCGGCAACCTGCACGCTGTTATCGGCAAAGTTAGCTTCGATACTAATAAACTAGCCGAGAATTACCAATCCTTGATTGAAACCATCAAGAAATCCAAGCCAGCCAGCGCTAAAGGAACATATCTGAAGAACGTCGCTATCTGTGCTTCTATGAGCCCAGCTGTTAAGGTGGTAGCCGCTTAA
- a CDS encoding L-threonylcarbamoyladenylate synthase gives MRSLKIRLKQLTPSQSTLIVDCLNRGQVLALPTDTIYGLSCRADDARAVNRIKAMKGGAKDKPLSVLMFSEEQLKKYCYLSQRRLDFIRTVRAGRRPVTFILPYRGGLSRAVVGNSRGLGVRLPKSRFLRKILRASAVPLVSTSLNQSGQANFSVPRRLPPNLQPDLVVDAGEQIRPASLIWDLRGREFRILRK, from the coding sequence ATGAGAAGCTTGAAGATAAGATTAAAGCAGTTAACACCTTCGCAATCGACGCTCATCGTCGATTGTTTAAATCGTGGCCAAGTACTGGCTCTGCCCACCGACACCATCTACGGCTTATCCTGCCGGGCGGATGATGCCCGAGCGGTCAATCGGATCAAAGCCATGAAGGGTGGCGCTAAAGACAAACCCTTGTCGGTCCTGATGTTTAGTGAGGAACAGTTGAAAAAGTATTGCTATCTTAGCCAGAGACGCTTAGATTTTATTAGGACTGTCAGAGCTGGTCGCCGGCCGGTGACCTTCATCTTGCCCTATAGAGGCGGTTTATCGCGAGCAGTGGTTGGCAATAGCCGCGGCTTGGGAGTGCGTTTGCCTAAAAGCCGTTTTTTGCGTAAAATATTAAGAGCTTCAGCTGTGCCTCTTGTTTCAACTAGTTTGAATCAGAGCGGCCAGGCGAATTTTAGCGTACCTCGGCGCTTACCGCCGAATCTGCAACCCGACCTAGTAGTAGATGCCGGGGAGCAGATAAGACCGGCGTCTCTAATTTGGGATCTCCGGGGCCGAGAGTTTAGAATTTTAAGAAAATAA
- the nusG gene encoding transcription termination/antitermination protein NusG — translation MAKQILNLGRRWYVLHTYSGYEENVAQNLKQRVESLDMEDKIFNILIPTEKKIKIKNGKRKVVEEKIFPGYILVEMIVTDESWYIVRNTPNVTGFIGTGTIPTPISEEEVKALQKRMGVEDPKFKIDVSVGTPVRINEGPFKNMEGKVTNIDEAKGKVKVSVSMFGRETPVELDFLQIKKI, via the coding sequence ATGGCTAAACAAATACTAAACTTAGGCCGCCGCTGGTATGTCCTGCATACCTATTCCGGCTACGAAGAAAATGTCGCTCAGAACCTGAAACAGAGGGTGGAATCCTTAGATATGGAAGACAAGATCTTCAATATTCTGATTCCGACGGAAAAAAAGATCAAGATCAAGAACGGTAAACGTAAAGTCGTCGAAGAGAAGATCTTCCCCGGCTACATCCTGGTAGAAATGATCGTCACTGATGAATCCTGGTATATCGTGAGAAACACCCCTAATGTCACCGGCTTTATCGGTACCGGAACTATCCCGACTCCGATCAGCGAAGAAGAGGTTAAGGCCCTGCAGAAACGGATGGGTGTCGAAGACCCGAAATTCAAGATCGACGTTAGCGTTGGCACTCCGGTCAGAATCAACGAAGGGCCTTTCAAAAATATGGAAGGCAAGGTCACTAATATCGATGAAGCTAAGGGTAAAGTTAAAGTTTCAGTCTCCATGTTCGGCCGGGAAACGCCCGTTGAATTAGATTTCTTGCAAATTAAGAAAATATAA
- the rpmA gene encoding 50S ribosomal protein L27, with product MAHKKAAGSTSLGRESESKRLGVKITDGQAIKTGMIIIRQRGTKYRVGLNVKRGGDDTLFALKSGIVKFSTKKFTKYDGSTKSCKVVSIIPAK from the coding sequence ATGGCACATAAGAAGGCGGCCGGCTCCACCTCGCTCGGCCGAGAATCAGAAAGTAAGCGCCTCGGCGTTAAAATCACTGACGGCCAAGCTATCAAGACCGGGATGATCATCATCCGCCAGCGCGGTACTAAATACCGGGTCGGTTTGAATGTGAAACGCGGCGGCGATGACACCTTGTTCGCCTTAAAGAGCGGCATAGTTAAATTCAGTACCAAGAAGTTTACTAAATACGACGGCTCTACTAAAAGCTGCAAGGTGGTGAGCATAATCCCAGCTAAATAA
- a CDS encoding S41 family peptidase — MSKRIKIIWSTLIVLVIIALSFGGGFYFGQKRQSSAFSRLLSRPLAYSESLTGRGAKNASLSGEVDFDLYWEVWQNLKVNFVDKNKIKDKEMFYGSLQGLAASLGDPYTLFMDPKTFKEFNDDLAGTFEGIGAEVGMRNEMVTIIAPLEGLPAAKAGLRAGDKVLAIDGQTALGLSVDEAVKKIRGPKGTKVTLTILRGKSDKSQDIVVTRDVIVVKSVKTGMRKDGIYVIKISNFNNDTEGLFEAAVQDVLLKNPKGIILDLRNNPGGYLETSIKIASEWIKEGVVVAEQFNDNRRNESFADGQARLANFPTVVLVNGGSASASEIVAGALRDYKKATIVGENTFGKGSVQTLKDLSDGSALKVTIAKWLTPAGDAIDEKGIKPNVEVKISQENIDKNIDLQMDKALQILKAKK, encoded by the coding sequence ATGTCAAAGAGAATTAAAATAATCTGGTCAACCCTTATCGTCTTAGTTATCATCGCCTTGTCTTTTGGCGGCGGCTTCTATTTCGGGCAGAAACGGCAATCGAGCGCTTTCAGCCGTCTTTTGAGCCGGCCTTTGGCCTATTCGGAAAGCTTAACTGGCAGAGGCGCTAAAAATGCCAGCTTATCTGGCGAGGTTGACTTTGATCTCTATTGGGAAGTTTGGCAGAATCTTAAGGTTAATTTCGTAGATAAGAATAAGATTAAGGATAAGGAGATGTTCTATGGCTCTTTACAGGGCCTAGCGGCTTCTTTAGGCGACCCCTATACCCTATTCATGGATCCTAAGACTTTTAAAGAATTCAATGACGATTTAGCCGGTACTTTTGAAGGCATTGGCGCTGAAGTCGGCATGCGTAATGAAATGGTGACGATTATCGCGCCGCTGGAAGGCTTGCCAGCCGCTAAAGCTGGTTTGCGCGCTGGAGACAAAGTGTTAGCCATCGACGGCCAAACCGCTTTAGGACTAAGCGTCGACGAGGCGGTAAAGAAGATTCGCGGCCCCAAAGGAACCAAGGTGACTTTGACGATTTTGCGAGGGAAGAGCGATAAGTCGCAAGATATCGTGGTTACCCGGGATGTCATAGTCGTGAAGAGCGTTAAGACGGGAATGAGGAAGGATGGAATTTATGTTATCAAGATAAGTAATTTTAATAACGATACCGAAGGCTTATTCGAGGCGGCTGTCCAAGATGTCCTCCTCAAGAACCCGAAAGGGATAATCTTGGATTTGCGCAATAACCCCGGTGGCTACCTGGAAACCTCTATCAAGATTGCGAGCGAGTGGATCAAGGAAGGGGTGGTCGTGGCTGAACAATTCAATGATAATCGGCGCAATGAGAGTTTCGCGGATGGCCAGGCTCGCTTGGCTAATTTCCCGACTGTCGTCTTGGTTAATGGCGGCAGTGCTTCTGCCTCAGAAATCGTGGCCGGGGCTTTGCGTGACTACAAGAAAGCTACTATCGTGGGAGAAAACACTTTTGGTAAGGGCTCGGTTCAGACGCTAAAAGACCTAAGCGATGGCTCAGCTTTGAAGGTAACGATCGCTAAATGGCTGACTCCGGCTGGGGATGCAATCGATGAGAAGGGAATCAAACCGAATGTCGAGGTCAAGATTAGCCAGGAGAATATAGATAAGAATATCGACTTGCAGATGGATAAGGCGCTGCAGATCCTGAAAGCGAAAAAATAA
- the metG gene encoding methionine--tRNA ligase, whose product MSKKILVAAAWPYANGSLHLGHVAGLIGADILARYWRLAGVEVLYVSGSDCHGTPISVEAEKQGLAPKAIAEKYHQEFVATLVKGLNFSYDNYTNTLTDTHQRVVQDLFLQLYEKGLIYKKSQSLPYCVSCNRFLPDRYLEGLCPHCNFDPARGDQCDNCGKILDAKELIKPRCKICGSTPEWRESEHFFLKLSALEKDLEKWLNTKSGWRGNALNFSKNLLSGGLPDRAITRDLDWGIELPLPGYEGKRIYVWFEAVCGYLSASHEWAEKSDHPEAWKDFWQAEDVFHYYVHGKDNIPFHTIIWPAILLGQGQLHLPDMIVSSEYLTLAHRQFSKSRHWAVWLPVFLKSYDADTLRYYLVIAGPETSDADFSWPEFMLKTNNELISTFGNFVNRVLSLSAKNFPDGLNWPKSPSLSAQALLDLADRTRVAAGQAIEKANFREGLKLIFHLVDEANAYVNQSSPWVSVKTDPAQAEADLAVLLQIVKELAILLSPYLPSTALKIAASLGISLKAWERPEFAFTKVGDFAPLFRKLSEEEIEAEAAKLGNK is encoded by the coding sequence ATGTCAAAGAAGATTTTAGTGGCCGCCGCCTGGCCTTATGCTAACGGTTCCTTGCATCTAGGGCATGTGGCCGGCCTGATCGGGGCGGATATCTTGGCACGCTACTGGCGCTTAGCTGGAGTGGAGGTCCTTTATGTCTCCGGATCCGATTGCCATGGGACTCCAATCAGCGTCGAAGCCGAGAAACAAGGCTTAGCGCCCAAAGCGATTGCAGAAAAGTATCATCAAGAATTTGTCGCGACCTTGGTCAAAGGCCTTAATTTTTCCTATGACAACTATACTAACACTTTGACCGACACCCATCAGAGGGTGGTACAGGATCTCTTTCTTCAGCTCTATGAAAAGGGCTTGATTTATAAAAAAAGCCAGAGTTTGCCATATTGCGTGTCTTGCAATCGTTTTCTACCTGATCGTTATCTGGAAGGCCTTTGTCCGCACTGTAATTTTGATCCGGCTCGAGGCGATCAATGTGATAATTGCGGCAAGATTTTAGATGCCAAAGAACTTATTAAGCCGCGTTGCAAGATTTGTGGCAGTACGCCGGAGTGGCGGGAGTCTGAACATTTTTTTCTTAAATTATCCGCTTTAGAAAAGGATTTAGAGAAATGGTTAAATACTAAATCTGGCTGGCGGGGTAATGCTTTGAATTTTTCCAAGAATCTCTTGAGTGGCGGCTTGCCAGATCGGGCGATTACCCGGGATCTAGATTGGGGAATTGAGCTGCCTTTGCCGGGTTATGAAGGCAAGAGGATCTATGTCTGGTTCGAAGCCGTCTGTGGGTATTTATCTGCCTCGCATGAATGGGCAGAGAAATCTGACCATCCTGAGGCTTGGAAAGATTTTTGGCAGGCAGAAGATGTTTTCCATTATTATGTCCATGGCAAAGACAATATCCCTTTTCATACCATTATCTGGCCGGCCATCCTTTTAGGCCAAGGACAGCTCCACTTGCCCGACATGATTGTCTCTTCGGAATATTTGACTTTAGCCCATAGACAATTCTCTAAGAGCCGCCATTGGGCGGTCTGGCTACCGGTTTTTTTGAAAAGCTATGACGCCGACACCCTGCGTTATTATTTAGTTATCGCTGGTCCGGAAACTTCCGATGCGGATTTTTCCTGGCCGGAATTTATGCTGAAGACTAACAATGAGCTTATCAGCACCTTCGGCAATTTCGTGAACCGGGTTTTGTCTTTAAGCGCGAAGAATTTTCCTGATGGTTTGAATTGGCCGAAATCGCCTAGTCTTTCAGCTCAAGCCCTCTTGGATTTGGCCGATAGAACCAGGGTGGCCGCTGGCCAGGCGATTGAAAAAGCTAATTTCCGAGAAGGGCTGAAATTGATTTTCCACCTGGTCGATGAGGCTAACGCTTACGTTAATCAAAGTTCGCCTTGGGTAAGTGTTAAGACTGATCCAGCTCAAGCTGAAGCGGATCTAGCTGTTTTACTCCAAATAGTTAAAGAATTAGCCATTCTCTTGTCCCCGTATCTGCCGTCAACCGCCCTGAAAATAGCAGCGAGCTTGGGTATATCCCTTAAAGCCTGGGAGAGACCGGAGTTCGCCTTTACCAAAGTCGGTGATTTCGCGCCTCTTTTCCGTAAGTTGAGCGAGGAAGAAATCGAAGCGGAAGCTGCTAAATTGGGTAATAAATAA
- a CDS encoding CTP synthase produces MEKKKTSKNSPKFIFVVGGVMSGVGKGVTTASIGEILQARGYNVSCIKMDPYINVDAGTMNPVEHGEVFVTEDGDETDQDIGNYERFLNKNIYRESYMTTGRVYQTVINKERNLEYKGKCVQVVPHIPQEIRNRIDAAVAKTGAEIMIIEIGGTVGEYENLLFLEAARVMKLHNPKDVLFVIVSYLPIPNKIGEMKTKPTQHAVRNLQSAGIQPDFLIARSEKPMDEARREKIAINCNVFPENVIAAPDIDSIYDIPLNFEKGNLSKNILERFGLPLRKKSDNQEWRKMASAIKNAKQEVNIGIVGKYFATGDFSLGDSYISVIEAIKHAAAYNHAKAKIHWLSAEDVEEKGTGVLKNLDGVIVPQGWGGRGHNGKIKAIRYCREHKVPYFGLCYGMQMAVIEFARNVAGLKDANSAEVDPKTTNPVIHIMPGQEKLIQEKGYGGTIRLGGWPCKITASTHLAKAYEKFTDQKIISERHRHRYEFNNDYRQKFIDLGLTIAGTSPDGEIVEGIEITSHPFFIGVQFHPEYISRPLAPHPLFVEFIRVCKDLRKKK; encoded by the coding sequence ATGGAAAAGAAAAAAACATCTAAAAATAGCCCAAAATTTATCTTCGTGGTGGGCGGAGTCATGTCCGGAGTCGGTAAAGGCGTGACGACGGCGTCGATTGGTGAGATCTTGCAGGCACGGGGCTATAACGTCAGCTGTATCAAGATGGATCCCTATATCAATGTTGATGCCGGTACCATGAATCCGGTAGAGCATGGTGAAGTTTTTGTAACCGAAGATGGCGATGAAACCGATCAAGACATCGGCAATTACGAAAGATTCTTGAATAAGAATATTTATCGGGAGAGCTATATGACAACCGGGCGCGTCTATCAGACCGTCATCAACAAAGAACGGAATTTGGAATATAAAGGGAAGTGCGTCCAAGTTGTGCCTCATATCCCGCAAGAGATCCGCAACCGCATCGATGCTGCCGTGGCTAAGACCGGGGCGGAAATAATGATTATTGAAATTGGCGGCACGGTGGGCGAGTATGAAAATCTTCTATTTTTGGAAGCAGCCAGGGTAATGAAGCTCCATAACCCTAAGGATGTCCTCTTCGTCATCGTTTCCTATCTCCCGATTCCGAATAAGATTGGCGAAATGAAGACTAAGCCGACCCAGCACGCTGTCAGGAATTTACAGAGTGCCGGCATCCAACCCGACTTCTTGATTGCCCGCAGTGAAAAGCCGATGGATGAAGCGAGAAGAGAAAAGATTGCGATTAATTGTAACGTCTTTCCTGAAAATGTCATCGCCGCGCCTGACATCGATTCTATCTACGATATTCCTTTGAATTTCGAAAAAGGTAATCTAAGCAAGAACATATTAGAACGTTTCGGCTTGCCTTTGCGCAAGAAATCAGATAATCAGGAGTGGCGCAAGATGGCGAGTGCCATCAAGAATGCTAAGCAAGAGGTTAATATCGGGATCGTGGGCAAGTATTTTGCGACCGGTGATTTTTCTTTGGGAGATTCCTATATTTCCGTCATCGAGGCGATCAAACACGCCGCCGCCTATAATCACGCTAAGGCTAAGATCCATTGGTTGAGCGCGGAAGACGTAGAGGAGAAAGGCACCGGAGTCCTAAAAAATCTAGATGGTGTCATCGTGCCTCAAGGTTGGGGCGGCCGTGGTCATAACGGTAAGATAAAAGCCATTAGATATTGCCGCGAACATAAAGTGCCATATTTTGGTCTCTGCTATGGCATGCAGATGGCCGTGATTGAATTCGCCCGCAATGTAGCCGGCCTCAAAGACGCTAATTCTGCCGAAGTTGATCCTAAGACGACTAATCCGGTTATTCATATCATGCCAGGCCAGGAAAAGCTTATCCAAGAAAAAGGCTATGGCGGTACCATCCGCTTAGGCGGCTGGCCTTGTAAGATAACAGCCAGCACCCACTTAGCCAAAGCCTATGAGAAATTCACCGATCAAAAAATAATTTCCGAACGCCATCGCCATCGCTATGAATTTAATAACGATTATAGGCAGAAATTTATAGATTTAGGCCTCACTATCGCCGGCACCTCACCGGATGGGGAAATAGTGGAGGGTATCGAAATTACTAGCCACCCATTTTTCATCGGCGTCCAATTCCATCCCGAATATATTTCCCGCCCCTTAGCCCCGCACCCTTTATTTGTCGAGTTTATCAGGGTTTGCAAAGATTTAAGGAAGAAAAAATAA
- the rplK gene encoding 50S ribosomal protein L11: MAKKIKTKIKLQISGGQANPAPPVGPALGQHGLNIAEFCKQFNDRTKDKMGEVVPVEITVYEDRSYDFILKTAPASELIKKMAKISKGSGKPLTDKVGSITQDQLKEIAQIKMSDLNARDIEAAMKIIAGTARQMGVEIK, from the coding sequence ATGGCTAAAAAAATAAAAACTAAAATAAAACTACAAATCAGCGGTGGCCAGGCTAACCCGGCGCCACCAGTCGGCCCGGCTTTAGGCCAACATGGCTTAAACATCGCCGAATTCTGCAAACAGTTCAATGATCGGACCAAAGACAAGATGGGCGAAGTCGTCCCGGTGGAAATCACCGTCTACGAAGATCGCAGCTATGACTTCATCCTTAAAACTGCTCCGGCTTCTGAACTAATCAAAAAAATGGCTAAGATCTCTAAGGGCTCGGGCAAACCCCTGACCGATAAGGTCGGTTCCATCACCCAGGACCAACTCAAAGAGATCGCCCAGATCAAAATGTCTGATCTAAACGCCAGGGATATCGAAGCGGCTATGAAAATCATTGCCGGCACCGCCCGCCAAATGGGGGTAGAAATAAAATAA
- the secE gene encoding preprotein translocase subunit SecE produces the protein MNKISQYLKSAVAEMKKVSWPTKKETYNYTLLVIGLSLGVAVFLGLLDLIFGWGLQFIITK, from the coding sequence ATGAATAAAATAAGCCAATATCTAAAAAGCGCGGTCGCTGAAATGAAAAAAGTTTCTTGGCCGACCAAAAAAGAAACCTATAACTACACTCTCTTAGTCATCGGGCTAAGCTTGGGCGTGGCAGTTTTCTTAGGACTTTTAGACCTGATTTTCGGTTGGGGATTACAATTTATCATTACTAAATAA
- the rsmI gene encoding 16S rRNA (cytidine(1402)-2'-O)-methyltransferase — protein sequence MPTLYLVATPIGNLEDLSFRALRILKEVDYILSEDTRVSQKLLSHYSVKTPLISYHHHSDQAKLDKIFKLFTTGKDLALVTDAGTPGIADPGGQLVKAVREQFGEEIKIIPIPGASALTALLSVAGIAADKFWFFGFLPHKKGRQSALRAIAASEYPVVIYESKHRILKLLAELDPQSKVVLGRELSKLHESFYFGSPLEISEQLGRQPAALKGEFALVIYRD from the coding sequence ATGCCTACTCTTTATCTAGTCGCTACCCCGATTGGCAACCTGGAAGACCTGAGCTTCCGGGCTTTGCGTATTTTAAAAGAAGTTGATTATATCCTGAGCGAAGATACGCGGGTCAGCCAAAAGCTGTTATCGCATTATTCAGTTAAGACGCCCCTTATCTCCTATCATCATCATTCTGATCAAGCTAAGTTAGACAAGATTTTCAAGCTATTTACTACCGGCAAAGATTTAGCCTTAGTGACCGATGCCGGCACCCCCGGTATCGCTGACCCGGGTGGGCAGCTGGTTAAGGCAGTGAGGGAGCAGTTTGGCGAAGAAATAAAGATTATCCCTATTCCTGGCGCTTCCGCTCTGACCGCTTTATTGTCAGTCGCTGGCATCGCCGCTGATAAATTTTGGTTCTTCGGTTTCCTGCCTCATAAGAAGGGGCGGCAGAGCGCCCTTAGAGCAATTGCCGCGAGCGAATATCCGGTCGTCATCTATGAATCCAAACATCGCATCCTGAAACTTTTAGCCGAGCTTGATCCTCAATCTAAGGTCGTTCTGGGTAGGGAACTGAGCAAATTGCATGAGTCTTTCTATTTTGGTTCGCCTTTAGAGATTAGCGAGCAGTTAGGTCGGCAGCCAGCGGCGCTTAAGGGCGAATTCGCTTTAGTAATTTATCGAGATTAA